In the Ictalurus punctatus breed USDA103 chromosome 7, Coco_2.0, whole genome shotgun sequence genome, one interval contains:
- the LOC108267299 gene encoding tripartite motif-containing protein 16: MSPPEPKTREDFLQYACQLMLDPNTANKHLSLSDRNRAATCSQTVQSYPDHPDRFETVYQVLCRESVCGRCYWEVEWSGFAGVEITVSYKTISRKGTGTECEFGNNNQSWSLYCSPLRCSFWHNDKQTKISKRHSASRIGVHVDYCAGSLSYYSISDTMKLLHRVQTTFTQPLYPGFYVFSGSKVKLLQPTL; the protein is encoded by the coding sequence ATGCCTGTCAGCTCATGCTGGATCCCAACACAGCTAACAAACACCTCAGTCTATCTGACAGGAACAGAGCGGCGACCTGTAGTCAAACAGTCCAGTCATATCCTGATCATCCTGACAGATTTGAAACTGTATATCAAGTGCtgtgtagagagagtgtgtgtggacggtGTTACTGGGAAGTTGAGTGGAGCGGATTTGCTGGAGTTGAAATAACCGTGTCATATAAAACCATTAGCAGGAAGGGAACAGGTACAGAATGTGAGTTTGGGAACAACAATCAGTCTTGGAGTTTATACTGCTCTCCATTAAGATGTTCATTCTGGCACAAtgacaaacaaactaaaatctCCAAAAGACACAGCGCCTCTAGAATAGGAGTGCACGTGGATTACTGTGCAGGATCTCTATCCTACTACAGCATCTCTGACacgatgaagctcctccacagagtccaAACTACATTCACTCAGCCTCTCTACCCAGGGTTTTACGTTTTCTCTGGATCAAAAGTAAAGCTTTTGCAACCCACACTCTAA